The genome window GATTCCCATGTACTTCCTGATCGGGATCTGGGGGAGCGGACGGCGCGAGTACGCGGCGATCAAGTTCTTCCTGTTCACCATCACGGGCAGCGTGCTGATGCTGCTGTCGTTCATCGGGGCGTTCTTCTACGCGCACCCGCACACCTTCGACATCATCACGCTGTCGCGGGTGGGAACGGGGTTCTCGCACACCGTCCAGCTGTTGCTGTTCACCGGGATGTTCTTCGGGTTCGCGATCAAGGTCCCCATGTGGCCGCTTCACACGTGGCTCCCCGACGCGCACACCGAGGCGCCCACCGTGGGGTCGGTGCTGCTGGCCGGGATCCTGCTGAAGATGGGGGCGTACGGGTTCATCCGCATCGCCTTCCCCATCCTGCCGGACGCCGCGCACACCTATGCCCCGGCCATCGCCATCCTGGCGACCATCGCCATCGTGTACGCGTCGCTGGCCTGTCTGGCCCAGCGCGACCTGAAGCGGCTGATCGCGTTCTCGTCGGTCGGCCACATGGGGTTCGTGATGCTGGCCATCGCCACCATGACCACGCTCGGGGTGAACGCGGCCATCTTCGGCATGGTGGCGCACGGCGTGATCACCGGGATGCTGTTCTTCGAGGTCGGCTCGATCTACGACCGGTACCACACCCGGGAGATCGCGGAGATCGGCGGCGGGCTGCTCCGGAAGGCGCCCCACCTGGGCGGCGTGTTCGCGCTGACCGCGATCGCGTCGCTGGGCCTGCCCGGGCTGGCCGGCTTCTGGGGCGAGGTCCTCGCGCTGCTGGCGGCGTTCAACCCGGCGCCCGGGCTGTCGGTCCCGCTGTTTCGAACGCTGATGGTGTTCGGGGGAATCGGCACCATCCTCACCGCGGGCTACTTCCTGTGGACCCTCCAGCGGGTGAACTTCGGCGTGCTGCCGGACCGGTGGCGGGACGCGACCATCGCCGACATCGTCCCGGCGGAGTGGCTGGCGTGGGCGCCGCTGCTGGCCGGGATCGTGGTGCTCGGGCTGTTCCCGCGGCTGGTGTTCGGGGCCACGAACGACGCCGTGTCGGGGATCATCCACTTCTTCTCCGGGGGCTGACGGGGGTCCATGCAGGCCATCGACTACCACGCCATCGCCCCGGAGCTCGTGCTCACGGGCACCATCCTGGTGGTGATCGTGTTCGACGCGTTCCTCCCCCAGGAGCGCAAGTGGATGGCGATGCCGGTAGCGCTGGTGGGTGTGCTGGGGTCGCTGGCCGCCACCCTCACCCTCATCAATGCGCATCGCTCCTTCTTCGGCGGCATGTTCGTGGTGGACCCGTTCGCCGTGCTGTTCAAGGTGTTCTTCCTGGGGTCCGCGGTCGTCGTGCTGGGCATGTCGCTGCGGTACTTCCAGGACGGGCGGTACTACCAGGGCGAGTACTACTCGCTGCTGCTGGCGGCGTTCCTGGGCTGCCTGACCATGGCGTCGTCTCGAGACCTGATCATGCTGTTCATCTCGCTGGAGCTGGTGTCGGCCCCGGGGTTCCTGATCGCGGCGTTCCGCAAGGCCGACGCCCGCTCGAACGAGGCCGGGCTGAAGTTCTTCCTGATCGGCGTGCTGTCCTCGGCGGTGATGCTCTACGGCATGAGCCTGATCTACGGCGTGACCGGCACCACCCGCCTGTCGGGCATCGCCGCGAAGCTCGGCACGCTGCACGGCGGGGTGGAGACGATGTCGCTCACCGCGATCCTGCTGGTGGTGGCGGGGTTCGCGTTCAAGGTGTCGAGCGTGCCGTTCCACTTCTGGGCCCCGGACACCTACGAGGGCGCCCCCATCCCCGTGGCGGCGTTCCTGTCGGTGGCGTCG of Actinomycetota bacterium contains these proteins:
- a CDS encoding NADH-quinone oxidoreductase subunit M; amino-acid sequence: MSGWQQSAVPVATLLPAAGALVVAFLPRSRDRLARGLGIAITAAALGVGIAILATFDYGPHSGLQFELNTKWITALGARFHMGLDGISLPLFELTLLLTFLCAIYTWKFLPQPGNAKAFVALILLLETGMAGTFVAFDLVLFFVFWELVLIPMYFLIGIWGSGRREYAAIKFFLFTITGSVLMLLSFIGAFFYAHPHTFDIITLSRVGTGFSHTVQLLLFTGMFFGFAIKVPMWPLHTWLPDAHTEAPTVGSVLLAGILLKMGAYGFIRIAFPILPDAAHTYAPAIAILATIAIVYASLACLAQRDLKRLIAFSSVGHMGFVMLAIATMTTLGVNAAIFGMVAHGVITGMLFFEVGSIYDRYHTREIAEIGGGLLRKAPHLGGVFALTAIASLGLPGLAGFWGEVLALLAAFNPAPGLSVPLFRTLMVFGGIGTILTAGYFLWTLQRVNFGVLPDRWRDATIADIVPAEWLAWAPLLAGIVVLGLFPRLVFGATNDAVSGIIHFFSGG
- a CDS encoding NADH-quinone oxidoreductase subunit N; this encodes MQAIDYHAIAPELVLTGTILVVIVFDAFLPQERKWMAMPVALVGVLGSLAATLTLINAHRSFFGGMFVVDPFAVLFKVFFLGSAVVVLGMSLRYFQDGRYYQGEYYSLLLAAFLGCLTMASSRDLIMLFISLELVSAPGFLIAAFRKADARSNEAGLKFFLIGVLSSAVMLYGMSLIYGVTGTTRLSGIAAKLGTLHGGVETMSLTAILLVVAGFAFKVSSVPFHFWAPDTYEGAPIPVAAFLSVASKAAGFAGLLELMFLGFGPRADFWAPIFAVLSILTMTVGNLVALQQRQIVRLLAYSSVAQAGYMLLPFALATTNDVAVNRQAFAAAELYILIYGVMSLGAFAVVVGMAREAPGALVTDYAGLIRRAPVLAVSMTVFMVSLGGVPPTAGFWAKFSIFVAAITRGGIGPWLAVIMVVNSVISLGYYLAVARQMILVPGEERPARVPGLVTGLAVLAAVAVFAVFVYPDIFARFPPGATLVGR